The DNA region TATTGGTGACTCGGTTACTAATATCATTACCCCAATGATGAGTTACTTTGGTCTGATACTAGCCGTGGCTGTTCGCTATAAGAAAGATACTGGTATCGGTACGATGATTGCGATGATGCTGCCATACACCATTGTATTCTTGCTGGGTTGGGCGAGTTTGTTCTTCTTGTGGGTTTTCGCGTTAGATATGCCGGTGGGCGTCAACACCCCAACCTACTACACCCCGTAAAGGCGTTACTCGTTGTTCGTTATTCGTTATTCGTTATTCGTTATTCGAAACAGCTAAATACGAAACAAAAAAACCTCCGGTGTACCAAGTGCACGGAGGTTTTTCTTTTTCACGAACAACCAATAACGAGTAACGAATAACGTTGCTCTTCAGCGCAGGAGGCGATAGATGATGAGCGCCGTCAAACCACAGCCCCCCATCACAAACACCATCGCCAACTCATGCTGATGCCCCAATACATTCACCAACGCCGAAATAATGCCTGCAATCAAAAACTGAAGGCTTCCCGTGACTGCTGAGGCTGAACCGGCTCGCTCTTGCTGCTCAGCGAGTGCTCCAGCCATCGCATTGGGAAATACCATACCCAAGGTACTGATATACAGGAATAATGGCACTAGCACGCCAACTAACCCGAAGTTATTCCAACCAGCGACAATCAGAAGCACGGATACGACACCAAGTATCGGCAATGATTTGTTGAGGATTTTGCGCGAATCGCGGCGACGAAGAATCCAAGCGTTTAATTGCGCCATTCCGATAATGCCAACAGCGTTCGCACCAAATAACCAACTGTAATGCGTCGGCGAGAGGCCAAAATGGTCAATAAAAACCAGTGGTGAGGCGGTGATGTAGGCAAATAGACCCGATTGCGCGATACCGCCACTTAAGGAATATCGTAAGAAACTCGGATCGCGCAAAACGCTCCAATAAATTGGCAAGCTTGACCGAATTCTTACGGCTGTATTCGGTGCGCGAGTTTCGGGTAAACGCACATGAACAATCGCGAGACATGCCACAGCAAGGCTTGCCACAATAATGAATATCGATTGCCAGCCCCATGCTGCAGTGACATAGGCACCCGCTAATGGCGCGAGTATTGGCGCAATTCCCATCACCAAAATTAAGAAGCTAAATACTTGCGCAGAAGCCTGTGGTGTATATAAATCTCGCACCATGGCGCGAGCAATCACAAGCCCCGCACAAGAGCCAATGGCTTGCAAAAAGCGCAACACGATTAAGCTCTCGAGATTCGGTGCGTAGGCGCAAGCTATTGATGTGGCCACGTATAACACAATGCCGAAATA from Pseudidiomarina andamanensis includes:
- a CDS encoding multidrug effflux MFS transporter, with protein sequence MTVYNVSDKARFDLTVIVLALLTAFGPLSIDMYLPAFGDIAASFSTESNRVELSLTSFFLGLFIGQLLYGTASDRFGRKPPLYFGIVLYVATSIACAYAPNLESLIVLRFLQAIGSCAGLVIARAMVRDLYTPQASAQVFSFLILVMGIAPILAPLAGAYVTAAWGWQSIFIIVASLAVACLAIVHVRLPETRAPNTAVRIRSSLPIYWSVLRDPSFLRYSLSGGIAQSGLFAYITASPLVFIDHFGLSPTHYSWLFGANAVGIIGMAQLNAWILRRRDSRKILNKSLPILGVVSVLLIVAGWNNFGLVGVLVPLFLYISTLGMVFPNAMAGALAEQQERAGSASAVTGSLQFLIAGIISALVNVLGHQHELAMVFVMGGCGLTALIIYRLLR